One window of Alkaliphilus metalliredigens QYMF genomic DNA carries:
- a CDS encoding UDP-N-acetylmuramoyl-L-alanyl-D-glutamate--2,6-diaminopimelate ligase → MKLMDLLEEIDTIEIKGEERINIENIYYDSRKVTPNSLFICIEGFQTDGHHFIDQAIKKGAIAIVAQKDMTGLDGVTWVQVKDTRQVMAQLGSTFYGRPSQHLELIGVTGTNGKTSTTYMIKKILENHERKVGLIGTIANWIGNTEVEAQRTTPESIDLQQIFKEMADEKVTECVMEVSSHALALERVAESEFKVGVFTNLTPEHLDFHENIDNYREAKKKLFYLTTVANVINIDDPHGAMIAEEVKKLKPSLITFGIKKQATVMAKNIATTLKDVTFDLVTPVGEARVTVKIPGIFSAYNALASIATSIAIGVPFDVIVQGIQSIPGVPGRFESVLGIKDFSVIVDYAHTPDAIENVIQAAKNVTEHRVITVFGCGGDRDRTKRSVMGEISGSLSDLSVITSDNPRTEDPYKILMMIEAGIKKTKGLYTIIEDRREAIRYAMKEAKKGDIVLIAGKGHEATQQIGSNVIIFDDCGVAREIAKEEGLDDSDIHS, encoded by the coding sequence ATGAAATTAATGGACCTATTAGAGGAAATTGATACAATAGAGATTAAAGGTGAAGAACGTATTAATATAGAGAATATTTACTATGATTCAAGAAAAGTAACGCCAAATAGCTTGTTTATATGCATAGAGGGATTTCAAACCGACGGACACCATTTTATTGATCAAGCAATCAAAAAAGGTGCAATTGCCATTGTGGCACAAAAAGATATGACAGGTTTAGATGGTGTCACCTGGGTTCAAGTAAAGGATACCAGACAGGTTATGGCTCAGCTAGGGTCTACATTTTATGGAAGACCCAGTCAACATCTTGAATTAATTGGGGTAACGGGTACCAATGGTAAAACCAGCACCACATATATGATTAAGAAAATTCTAGAGAATCATGAAAGAAAGGTGGGGCTCATCGGGACCATTGCCAACTGGATTGGTAACACAGAAGTTGAAGCCCAACGGACAACGCCGGAATCCATAGACTTACAGCAAATCTTTAAAGAGATGGCGGATGAAAAAGTCACAGAGTGTGTCATGGAAGTATCCTCCCATGCACTAGCGTTAGAACGGGTAGCTGAAAGTGAGTTCAAGGTAGGAGTCTTTACAAATTTAACCCCAGAGCATTTGGATTTTCATGAAAATATTGACAACTATCGAGAGGCTAAGAAGAAGCTTTTTTATTTGACCACTGTTGCCAACGTCATTAATATAGATGATCCTCATGGGGCCATGATTGCAGAAGAGGTGAAGAAGCTAAAACCTAGCTTAATTACATTTGGCATAAAGAAACAGGCAACAGTGATGGCGAAAAACATAGCAACCACATTAAAGGATGTGACATTTGATTTAGTCACACCCGTAGGAGAAGCGCGGGTGACGGTCAAAATTCCAGGGATTTTTTCTGCATATAATGCACTGGCGTCTATTGCAACGAGCATTGCAATAGGTGTTCCATTTGACGTCATTGTCCAAGGAATACAATCTATTCCTGGTGTTCCGGGACGGTTTGAGTCTGTACTAGGAATTAAGGACTTTTCTGTTATAGTGGATTATGCGCATACACCTGATGCAATCGAAAATGTGATTCAGGCAGCAAAAAATGTAACGGAACATCGAGTGATTACTGTTTTTGGATGTGGTGGGGATCGAGATCGAACCAAAAGGTCTGTCATGGGTGAAATATCCGGGTCACTAAGTGACTTGTCTGTGATTACGTCTGACAACCCTCGGACAGAGGATCCTTATAAAATTTTAATGATGATTGAAGCAGGAATAAAGAAAACAAAAGGATTATATACGATTATAGAGGATAGACGTGAAGCCATTCGCTACGCCATGAAAGAGGCAAAAAAGGGGGATATTGTCTTAATTGCAGGAAAAGGTCATGAAGCGACCCAACAGATAGGAAGCAATGTGATTATCTTTGATGATTGCGGGGTAGCCAGAGAGATTGCAAAGGAGGAAGGATTGGATGATTCCGATATCCATTCATAA
- the mraY gene encoding phospho-N-acetylmuramoyl-pentapeptide-transferase — protein sequence MMNHNQIIYTIIIGFIITLILGPLTIPFLRRLKVGQTIREEGPKTHMAKSGTPTIGGIILIMSIIITSLTSGLINEELWIALAATVAFGIIGFIDDFIKVILKRNLGLRAYQKLILQGTIAVILAIYQSRTSIMGTEVIVPFVGEGITIAGFTITQTIDLGILYIPFIVFVVVATVNSVNLTDGLDGLAAGVTLIIAAFFALVAMSWGYVSLAIFAAAITGACLGFLKFNSHPAQVFMGDTGSLALGGAIATIAVLMNVVLIIPIVGGIYFAEAVSVILQVISFKLTGKRIFKMSPLHHHYELSGWAETKVVIVFWVVTVILCLVGMLALS from the coding sequence ATGATGAACCATAACCAAATTATTTATACGATTATTATTGGATTTATAATCACACTAATTCTAGGACCCTTAACGATTCCCTTTTTAAGGCGATTAAAGGTAGGGCAAACCATTCGGGAAGAAGGGCCTAAAACCCATATGGCCAAGAGTGGTACACCCACAATTGGTGGTATTATTCTTATTATGTCTATTATAATTACCTCCTTAACTTCGGGGTTAATTAATGAAGAGTTGTGGATTGCCCTGGCAGCCACTGTTGCCTTTGGGATCATAGGATTCATTGACGACTTTATAAAAGTGATACTAAAACGTAATTTGGGGTTGCGGGCTTACCAGAAACTCATTTTACAAGGAACGATTGCGGTGATATTAGCGATTTATCAATCGAGGACTTCTATCATGGGAACGGAAGTGATTGTACCATTTGTAGGGGAAGGAATCACCATAGCAGGATTTACAATAACCCAAACCATAGACTTAGGAATTTTATATATACCTTTTATTGTATTTGTGGTGGTGGCCACAGTAAACAGCGTCAATTTAACTGATGGGTTAGATGGATTAGCAGCAGGGGTGACTTTAATTATTGCAGCCTTCTTTGCATTAGTGGCCATGAGCTGGGGTTATGTGAGTTTGGCAATATTTGCAGCTGCCATTACCGGGGCTTGTCTTGGGTTTTTGAAATTCAACTCCCATCCTGCCCAGGTTTTCATGGGGGATACAGGTTCCTTAGCTCTTGGGGGAGCCATTGCCACCATCGCTGTTCTCATGAATGTGGTATTGATCATTCCCATCGTCGGAGGCATTTATTTTGCAGAAGCAGTATCTGTTATACTGCAAGTAATTTCATTTAAGTTAACTGGAAAACGTATATTCAAAATGAGTCCCCTACATCATCACTATGAACTAAGTGGCTGGGCAGAAACAAAGGTGGTCATCGTTTTTTGGGTTGTAACAGTGATATTATGTCTTGTGGGCATGTTAGCCTTAAGCTAG
- a CDS encoding UDP-N-acetylmuramoyl-tripeptide--D-alanyl-D-alanine ligase: MIPISIHKIITVCKGKMILEGTKDQVNEISTDTRKMKEESLFVPLIGAFFDGHQFILQAMERGAIGALVQKGQEFPLGKLNDFYVIEVEDTLQALKEIGRHYRQNSNIPFIGVTGSTGKTTTKDMIAGILETNFNVLKNEGNLNNQIGLPLTLFNLEPCHEIGVLEMGMNSLGEILSLAKTVQPHIAVITNVGFSHIEHLGSQENILTAKMEITTRLREKDYLLINGDDPFLKTVKEESKTYRIITFGIDPSNDIYAENLVCLGEVGYRFDVMIQKKKHTFQVRQPGIHNVYNGLVALWVGLHYQMTPLAIQKGFDRLELSKMRLEIVTYGDVKVINDAYNASPDSMKAAITVLNQSTGIRKIAILGDILEMGSFAEEGHRRIGSFIATSPVDYLITVGKSAQWIAREAVEQGFSQAHIYQTPSNDLAIKVLKTLLSPRDVVLVKGSRGMKMEEIVNFIQERS, from the coding sequence ATGATTCCGATATCCATTCATAAAATCATCACTGTATGTAAAGGTAAAATGATTCTTGAGGGAACAAAGGACCAGGTTAATGAAATCTCTACTGACACACGAAAAATGAAGGAAGAATCACTTTTTGTGCCATTAATAGGAGCGTTCTTTGATGGGCATCAATTTATTCTACAGGCCATGGAACGAGGGGCAATAGGTGCTTTGGTACAAAAAGGTCAGGAATTTCCATTAGGCAAGTTGAATGATTTTTATGTTATTGAAGTAGAAGATACATTGCAGGCACTAAAGGAAATTGGACGACATTATCGTCAGAATTCTAACATTCCATTTATAGGCGTCACAGGAAGTACAGGAAAAACAACAACTAAAGATATGATTGCTGGTATATTAGAGACTAATTTCAACGTACTGAAGAATGAAGGTAACTTAAATAATCAAATAGGACTCCCTTTAACCTTATTTAATTTAGAGCCGTGCCATGAAATCGGTGTCTTAGAAATGGGGATGAATTCCTTAGGAGAAATTTTAAGTTTAGCTAAAACGGTACAACCGCATATCGCAGTGATTACTAATGTGGGGTTTTCACATATAGAGCATTTGGGCAGTCAAGAAAATATATTAACTGCAAAAATGGAGATTACAACTAGACTACGAGAAAAAGACTACTTACTTATTAATGGAGACGATCCTTTTCTAAAGACTGTCAAGGAGGAAAGCAAGACGTATCGAATAATCACCTTTGGAATAGATCCATCTAATGACATTTATGCAGAGAATTTAGTGTGCTTAGGAGAGGTTGGCTATCGATTTGATGTCATGATTCAAAAGAAAAAGCATACATTTCAAGTAAGACAACCGGGAATTCATAATGTATATAATGGGTTAGTGGCCCTTTGGGTTGGACTACATTATCAAATGACACCCTTAGCAATACAAAAAGGATTTGATAGGCTAGAACTCTCTAAAATGAGACTGGAAATTGTTACTTATGGGGATGTCAAGGTAATTAATGATGCCTATAATGCCAGTCCTGATTCTATGAAAGCGGCTATAACAGTTTTAAACCAAAGTACAGGAATACGCAAGATTGCGATTTTAGGAGATATATTAGAGATGGGTTCATTTGCCGAAGAGGGCCATCGAAGGATAGGTAGTTTTATAGCAACCAGTCCTGTAGATTACTTAATTACAGTAGGAAAAAGTGCACAGTGGATTGCTAGAGAGGCAGTAGAACAAGGCTTTAGCCAAGCCCATATTTACCAGACACCCTCTAATGATTTAGCAATTAAAGTATTAAAAACCTTACTTTCGCCTCGAGATGTGGTACTGGTAAAGGGATCCAGGGGAATGAAAATGGAGGAAATTGTTAACTTTATACAAGAGAGGAGCTAA
- the spoVE gene encoding stage V sporulation protein E produces the protein MPKKNPYDFTVIISVSMLVIIGIIMVFSSSFSYSLVRMNDGYYFLKRVLIWATIGTGAMVFCARFKYWYWAKYANLLFFVSLVLLVVVLTPIGINRNGAQRWLGAGPITIMPSEVAKFAAIIFVSTSITRKKEKIKSFVYGVLPFLMIIGIYFGLIFAQPDFSTAFVVAVVIMAMVFVGGMKMSHFVGLAGTGLAGIGGMITYLVIKGESYKARRVTSFLDPWADPRDTGFQAVQSLLALGSGGLFGRGLGRSVQKHFYLPEPQNDFIFAIIGEELGFIGGATIILLFMLLIWRGIRIAINAPDLLSCLMATGIISMITVQVIINIAVATSSMPVTGMPLPFISFGGSSLVIFMAAIGVLLNISRYTILDRS, from the coding sequence ATGCCAAAAAAAAACCCCTATGATTTCACTGTCATCATCTCGGTATCAATGCTAGTGATCATTGGGATTATTATGGTTTTCAGTTCAAGTTTTTCCTATTCCCTTGTTCGAATGAATGATGGATATTATTTCCTGAAAAGAGTGCTTATATGGGCCACCATAGGGACGGGTGCCATGGTTTTTTGTGCTCGATTCAAATATTGGTATTGGGCAAAGTATGCCAATTTACTCTTTTTCGTTAGTTTAGTCTTATTAGTAGTGGTGTTGACCCCTATCGGTATCAATCGAAATGGTGCACAAAGATGGCTAGGGGCAGGACCCATTACGATTATGCCTTCGGAGGTAGCTAAGTTTGCAGCCATCATTTTTGTATCCACAAGTATTACAAGAAAAAAAGAGAAAATTAAAAGCTTTGTTTATGGAGTACTACCCTTTTTAATGATAATTGGTATTTACTTTGGATTAATTTTTGCGCAGCCGGACTTCTCTACAGCCTTTGTGGTAGCTGTGGTGATTATGGCCATGGTATTTGTCGGTGGGATGAAAATGTCTCATTTTGTTGGATTAGCTGGAACAGGGTTAGCGGGGATAGGAGGAATGATCACATATCTTGTTATAAAAGGAGAAAGCTATAAGGCAAGACGCGTCACCTCATTTTTAGATCCTTGGGCTGATCCAAGAGATACAGGGTTTCAGGCGGTACAGTCCTTACTAGCCCTAGGCTCAGGGGGATTATTTGGTAGAGGACTAGGTAGAAGCGTGCAAAAACATTTCTACTTACCAGAGCCTCAGAATGACTTTATTTTTGCAATTATTGGTGAAGAGCTAGGATTCATTGGTGGTGCAACGATTATTTTACTTTTTATGCTACTGATTTGGAGGGGAATTCGAATTGCCATCAACGCCCCGGATTTATTGAGTTGTTTAATGGCTACGGGTATTATTTCAATGATCACAGTTCAGGTGATTATTAATATTGCTGTAGCGACCTCGTCGATGCCTGTCACAGGAATGCCCCTACCCTTTATCAGCTTTGGAGGAAGTTCCTTGGTTATTTTTATGGCGGCCATTGGGGTTTTATTAAATATTTCTAGATACACAATTTTAGATAGGAGCTGA
- the murD gene encoding UDP-N-acetylmuramoyl-L-alanine--D-glutamate ligase yields the protein MELKNKKVLVIGLAVTGVPLVRVLKQQGAQIIVNDMKSEVDLAETIDAIGHEQIEYILGRHPEELTTLGELDLVVLSPGVPLDIPFIQQIKAQGIEIIGEVELAFRLSRGKIVAITGTNGKTTTTALTGEIFKGAGKNTYVVGNIGVPFIEKALDTTEEDVIVIEVSSFQLESIKEFHPKVGTLLNLTPDHLNRHKTIENYREAKLNLFMNQSLQDYAVLNYDDITSREAGKTLAAQKIYFSRKQILEEGVFVDNQLITIQTKEKRYDVIHIDEIKILGQHNLENALAATAMTFILGVSAEDIAKGLRNFPGVAHRLEFVEEIEGVKYINDSKGTNTDASIKAIEAAQAPIILLAGGQDKGGDFTDFVKAFDGKVKHLLVYGETSDNIYETALHNNFKVVSQVRDLEEAVIRAKGIAQAGDTILLSPACASWDMYPNFEARGQHFKKLVSSLRRS from the coding sequence ATGGAACTGAAAAATAAAAAAGTATTAGTCATTGGTTTAGCAGTAACAGGTGTTCCTTTGGTAAGGGTGTTGAAACAGCAAGGGGCGCAAATAATTGTCAATGATATGAAAAGTGAAGTTGACTTAGCAGAAACAATTGATGCCATAGGACATGAACAAATTGAATATATATTAGGAAGACATCCTGAAGAGCTGACAACCTTGGGGGAATTAGACCTTGTGGTGCTTTCACCAGGCGTCCCCTTAGACATTCCCTTTATTCAACAGATCAAAGCCCAGGGAATAGAGATCATTGGTGAAGTAGAACTTGCTTTTCGATTATCCAGGGGAAAGATTGTAGCCATTACAGGGACAAATGGTAAAACCACCACCACGGCTTTAACTGGAGAAATTTTTAAAGGAGCTGGTAAAAATACTTATGTGGTTGGAAACATAGGTGTTCCTTTCATTGAAAAGGCTCTAGACACCACAGAAGAAGATGTCATCGTAATTGAAGTCAGTAGTTTTCAATTAGAAAGTATCAAGGAGTTTCACCCGAAGGTAGGTACATTGTTAAACTTAACCCCTGATCACTTGAATAGGCACAAAACAATAGAGAATTATAGAGAGGCTAAATTAAATCTTTTTATGAATCAATCCCTACAGGACTATGCTGTTTTAAACTATGATGATATCACTTCCCGAGAGGCTGGGAAGACCTTGGCTGCACAAAAAATTTATTTTAGTAGAAAACAAATTCTAGAAGAAGGGGTTTTTGTTGATAATCAGCTAATTACCATTCAGACAAAAGAGAAACGATATGATGTGATACATATAGATGAAATCAAGATTTTAGGACAACATAATTTAGAAAATGCCTTAGCTGCCACGGCTATGACCTTCATTCTAGGGGTATCGGCAGAAGATATTGCAAAGGGATTAAGAAATTTTCCTGGAGTTGCTCATCGATTAGAGTTTGTTGAAGAGATTGAAGGGGTCAAGTATATCAATGATTCTAAAGGGACTAATACGGATGCATCTATTAAAGCGATAGAAGCGGCACAAGCGCCTATTATTTTGCTTGCAGGAGGACAGGATAAAGGCGGAGATTTTACGGATTTTGTGAAGGCTTTTGATGGAAAGGTAAAGCACTTACTGGTTTATGGAGAAACTAGCGACAACATATACGAAACAGCCCTGCACAACAACTTTAAGGTGGTTAGTCAAGTGCGGGATTTAGAGGAAGCTGTGATAAGGGCCAAGGGAATTGCCCAAGCAGGAGATACAATTCTATTGTCTCCAGCCTGCGCCAGCTGGGATATGTACCCAAACTTTGAAGCCAGAGGTCAGCATTTCAAAAAATTAGTATCGAGTTTAAGGAGGTCTTGA
- a CDS encoding penicillin-binding transpeptidase domain-containing protein, with protein sequence MSQPSISSKRRLVGIFAVVSFVIFGLIIRLGWIQIVNGEKYKELANSQQTRDTPIPATRGTIYDRNGKELAISASTNTIWASPREVQKPEEAAKILAEMLDLEEEKLLEQLLDKTYGLVRVSRWVDDEIADAVRGQRLSGVWIAEDNKRYYPYGNFASYILGHTTNDNNGMAGIELEYDKYLTGLPGRWIKSTDGAGRQLSFGVERYYPPENGLNVVLTIDEVIQHFAEKAVENALEINKAKRVSATVMDIKTGEILAMAIKPDYDPNEPRIPLDHILKAELENMSNEEQLDAWYAMWRNPVINDTYEPGSTFKVITTSAALEEGVATLDSTFYSSGTINVAGTIIRSWRWYNPFGHQTLAEAVQNSDNPVFVELGQRMGPETFYRYINGFGFADVTGVDLPGERKSIMYSLGNVGPVELATISFGQSISVTPIQLLTATAAIANDGKLMKPRIVKELVDLEGNIVHQFEETMVRQVISEKTSKEMLEIMESVVAAGGGGPAYIPGHRVGGKTGTAQKAVDGRYAQGLYVSSFVGVVPIDDPQLAILVIVDEPNGFSHFGSTTAGPVAKEIFEESLRYLDIKPKYTESEAEMYAQTEVIVPEVRDMTVKDAAQILIDNKLQYNTEPEYIQDDQAMVIDMFPKPGARVTDKSIVLLYTQPNEHIPSTVLVPDLRGKTIREANTILRTVGLNLKVTGSGKADNQSPEPGTEVDPGTIVNVVFKPG encoded by the coding sequence ATATAAAGAATTAGCAAACTCACAACAAACGAGGGACACACCAATACCAGCAACACGAGGAACGATTTATGATCGAAATGGAAAGGAACTTGCCATTAGTGCCAGTACCAATACCATTTGGGCCAGCCCAAGAGAAGTTCAAAAGCCTGAAGAAGCGGCCAAAATATTAGCAGAAATGCTAGACTTAGAAGAAGAAAAATTGCTAGAACAATTGTTGGATAAAACCTATGGACTAGTGCGGGTTTCTAGATGGGTGGATGATGAAATTGCGGATGCAGTTCGAGGACAACGATTGAGCGGCGTATGGATTGCTGAAGATAATAAACGTTATTATCCCTATGGAAATTTTGCATCTTATATACTAGGACACACCACCAACGATAATAATGGAATGGCGGGGATTGAACTAGAGTATGATAAGTATCTGACTGGTTTGCCAGGTAGATGGATTAAGAGCACAGATGGTGCAGGAAGGCAGTTATCTTTTGGAGTTGAGAGATATTATCCACCGGAAAACGGGTTGAATGTTGTCTTGACAATTGATGAGGTAATACAGCATTTTGCAGAAAAGGCTGTGGAAAACGCTCTTGAGATTAACAAAGCAAAAAGGGTATCAGCAACAGTGATGGATATTAAAACAGGAGAAATTTTAGCCATGGCCATTAAACCAGATTATGATCCTAATGAGCCAAGAATTCCTTTAGATCATATTTTAAAGGCAGAGTTAGAGAATATGAGTAACGAAGAACAACTAGACGCTTGGTATGCTATGTGGCGTAACCCTGTAATTAATGACACTTATGAACCAGGCTCTACCTTCAAAGTGATTACAACTTCAGCAGCTTTAGAAGAGGGAGTCGCCACCTTGGATAGTACTTTCTATTCAAGCGGGACGATCAATGTAGCAGGTACAATAATCAGGAGCTGGCGTTGGTATAATCCCTTTGGACACCAAACATTAGCCGAAGCTGTTCAAAACTCCGACAACCCAGTCTTTGTTGAATTAGGGCAACGGATGGGACCAGAGACTTTTTATCGATATATAAATGGTTTTGGTTTCGCAGATGTCACAGGGGTTGATTTACCGGGAGAACGTAAATCGATTATGTATAGTCTTGGGAATGTGGGGCCAGTAGAGCTAGCGACCATTTCTTTTGGGCAAAGTATTTCAGTGACACCTATTCAACTGTTAACAGCCACTGCGGCCATTGCCAATGACGGAAAGTTAATGAAACCAAGAATAGTGAAAGAGCTTGTAGATCTAGAGGGCAACATAGTACATCAATTTGAAGAGACTATGGTTCGGCAGGTAATCTCAGAAAAAACTTCAAAAGAGATGTTGGAAATCATGGAGTCAGTTGTGGCAGCAGGTGGGGGAGGCCCAGCATATATCCCTGGTCACAGGGTTGGTGGAAAAACAGGAACAGCTCAGAAAGCTGTAGACGGAAGATATGCTCAAGGCCTATACGTTTCCTCATTTGTTGGTGTCGTCCCTATTGATGATCCACAACTAGCTATTTTGGTTATTGTTGATGAACCAAATGGATTCAGTCACTTTGGCAGTACCACAGCAGGACCAGTGGCAAAGGAAATTTTCGAAGAATCTCTTCGCTACTTGGATATTAAACCGAAATACACAGAAAGCGAAGCTGAAATGTATGCCCAAACTGAAGTGATCGTTCCAGAGGTACGAGACATGACAGTGAAGGATGCTGCACAGATTTTAATTGACAATAAACTACAGTATAATACAGAGCCAGAATATATACAGGATGATCAGGCCATGGTGATTGATATGTTTCCAAAGCCAGGGGCACGGGTAACGGATAAATCCATTGTCTTGCTATATACCCAACCAAATGAACATATTCCTTCTACTGTGTTGGTTCCAGATTTAAGGGGTAAAACCATTCGAGAAGCCAATACAATACTCAGAACAGTTGGATTGAATTTAAAGGTAACTGGAAGTGGTAAAGCAGACAATCAATCTCCAGAGCCTGGAACTGAAGTGGATCCCGGAACGATTGTGAACGTAGTCTTTAAGCCCGGTTAA